In Zingiber officinale cultivar Zhangliang chromosome 6A, Zo_v1.1, whole genome shotgun sequence, a single genomic region encodes these proteins:
- the LOC121994823 gene encoding probable NOT transcription complex subunit VIP2, whose amino-acid sequence MSWLLNSTLNGSTSNLADSSGRPYTTLFSGQSAAVPGFHPSGGLQGLHNIHGSFNLPNVPGSLASREAAMGVVPSGGIQQPGGSIPSGRFSSNNLLVALSQMPHGSGVTNRGGINVVGNHAFSSSNINGVTGSITGISSSSASGIVFMFLVWEFLQYWLM is encoded by the exons ATGTCTTGGCTTCTAAAT TCAACTCTTAATGGTTCAACATCTAATCTTGCGGACTCATCAGGCCGACCCTATACCACATTGTTTTCTGGCCAGTCTGCGGCAGTGCCTGGGTTCCATCCTTCTG GTGGTCTTCAAGGATTGCATAATATTCATGGAAGCTTCAACCTACCAAATGTGCCTGGTTCGCTTGCATCCAGAGAGGCCGCAATGGGTGTTGTACCATCAGGTGGTATTCAGCAACCAGGAGGAAGCATTCCTAGTGGACGGTTCTCATCAAACAATCTTTTGGTTGCATTATCTCAG ATGCCTCATGGCTCTGGTGTCACAAATAGAGGGGGTATTAATGTTGTTGGAAATCATGCTTTTAGTAGTAGTAATATTAATGGAGTCACTGGGTCAATAACTGGTATTTCCTCAAGTTCAGCTTCTGGAATCGTATTTATGTTCCTGGTTTGGGAGTTTCTCCAGTATTGGTTAATGTAG
- the LOC121994822 gene encoding ribosomal RNA small subunit methyltransferase H-like translates to MLGEVLDAFHSLRLRSFVNCTLDAAGHSAAIVDAHPELELFVGMDMDSSIHDQARTRIEKLLAMDSRGSKLKAYTHVRNFKYIKSVLGGVDENLLDFGVNDILMDLGISSMQVDDSTRRFSVQGDGPLDMHMNPQDIRQCEFFTPAVK, encoded by the exons ATGCTCGGCGAGGTGCTCGACGCATTCCATTCCCTCCGCCTCCGCTCCTTCGTTAACTGTACCCTCGACGCCGCTGGCCACTCTGCCGCT ATCGTAGATGCCCATCCGGAGTTGGAGTTGTTCGTGGGAATGGATATGGATTCTTCAATCCATGACCAGGCCCGGACTCGGATAGAGAAGCTCTTGGCCATGGATTCGCGCGGCAGCAAGTTGAAAGCTTACACTCATGTCAGAAACTTTAAGTACATCAAGTCGGTGCTTGGCGGCGTTGATGAGAACCTGCTTGACTTTGGGGTGAACGACATCTTGATGGACCTTGGAATCTCATCCATGCAG GTGGATGACTCTACAAGGAGATTTAGTGTGCAAGGTGATGGACCTTTGGATATGCACATGAATCCTCAG GATATAAGGCAGTGTGAGTTTTTCACCCCTGCAGTAAAGTAG